A portion of the Paenibacillus hamazuiensis genome contains these proteins:
- a CDS encoding TetR/AcrR family transcriptional regulator has translation MDKKETAKERILRVASDLFYREGIRAVGIDRIIAESGVAKASFYRNFATKDDLIVAYLDSRESFNTIGLEEAAKRYPDSPIDQLLFLVDDFAARLQAEGFRGCPFINTIVEFPDEDHPGHRKALESRNERWRKVTDIARQAGARDPEELTAQLRMLSSGATIGAYMLKSAFRTESYVKAARLLIEHQLTNS, from the coding sequence ATGGATAAAAAGGAAACCGCCAAGGAGCGGATTTTGCGGGTCGCTTCGGATTTGTTTTACCGGGAAGGCATTCGGGCGGTCGGCATCGACCGGATCATTGCCGAATCGGGGGTGGCCAAGGCAAGCTTCTACCGTAATTTCGCGACCAAAGACGACCTGATCGTCGCTTATTTGGATAGCCGCGAAAGCTTCAATACGATCGGCTTGGAGGAGGCTGCAAAGCGTTATCCGGACTCGCCGATAGACCAGCTCTTGTTCCTTGTCGATGACTTCGCCGCCCGTCTGCAAGCGGAAGGCTTCCGCGGCTGTCCGTTTATCAACACGATTGTGGAATTTCCGGACGAAGATCATCCGGGACATCGCAAAGCGCTCGAAAGCCGCAACGAGCGTTGGCGCAAAGTCACCGATATCGCGCGGCAAGCCGGGGCCCGCGATCCCGAAGAGCTGACTGCCCAGCTCAGAATGCTGAGCAGCGGCGCGACGATAGGCGCCTATATGCTGAAGTCCGCGTTCCGCACGGAAAGCTATGTGAAGGCGGCGCGGCTGCTGATTGAACATCAGCTAACAAATTCGTAA
- a CDS encoding DHA2 family efflux MFS transporter permease subunit — MSLSAKSESLARPAAAAEIRPRPRLLLAVMLLSVFMAVANIFIVNVATPSIQRGLHSGFSELQFVITGYTLAYAVALIIGGRLGDRFGRKRMLLIGVAGFTLSSLFCGLSSGVSMLIMFRVVQGLSAALIAPQVLSLIQENYAPEKRGGIFGMYGAAQGLAATTGQLIGGFLLRLNPWELDWRTVFFFSVPIGIAIMAMTPFIPESSQRDRSKLDWVGAALIAAGLLMLVYPLVQGQKEGWPIGILAVLVLSLPVFALFVRYEKKLLERNSVPFMNVNLFRERAFSIGLVIVVLLMCSQAAYFLIFAYLLQIGLGFSALQAGTIILPMGIGYFMASLFSPKVSAKLGPHVLTAGAALTVTGYLALAMSVHATGPSGAVLLWVPALLVLGIGQGLIASPITTIVLSRIRAADIGSASGILTTGMQVASAVGIGLIGVVWLSSLSGHADAVGREVEQQLRSSLPAASAGPGDAALTAMRDCYPLMARGGDPSAIPAGCRADAASPAAKQLYESGIRLANAQNYADSFLLCLYVLAAVAACMLPFALVLARIRKA; from the coding sequence TTGTCACTGTCTGCAAAATCCGAATCGCTTGCCCGGCCTGCCGCGGCGGCGGAAATCCGTCCAAGGCCCCGCCTCCTGCTCGCCGTCATGTTATTGTCGGTGTTCATGGCCGTCGCGAACATTTTCATCGTCAACGTCGCCACCCCATCGATTCAGCGGGGGCTTCATTCCGGCTTCTCCGAGCTGCAGTTTGTGATCACCGGCTATACGTTGGCTTATGCGGTGGCTCTCATCATCGGAGGACGGCTCGGCGACAGGTTCGGACGAAAGCGCATGCTGCTCATCGGCGTGGCCGGCTTTACGCTGTCCTCTCTGTTTTGCGGATTGTCGTCCGGCGTTTCAATGCTCATTATGTTTCGGGTCGTTCAGGGACTCAGCGCCGCGCTCATCGCTCCGCAGGTGCTGTCCCTCATTCAGGAAAATTACGCTCCGGAAAAACGGGGGGGCATATTCGGCATGTACGGCGCCGCGCAAGGACTCGCCGCCACTACCGGTCAGCTCATCGGGGGATTCTTGCTTCGCCTTAATCCGTGGGAGCTGGACTGGAGAACGGTCTTTTTCTTCAGCGTGCCGATCGGCATCGCAATAATGGCGATGACGCCATTTATCCCCGAGTCCTCGCAAAGGGACCGCTCCAAGCTGGACTGGGTCGGCGCCGCTCTTATCGCCGCAGGTCTTTTGATGCTGGTGTATCCGCTCGTACAGGGGCAAAAGGAAGGCTGGCCGATCGGGATCCTCGCGGTACTTGTCCTGTCGCTTCCCGTATTCGCCCTGTTCGTCCGCTACGAGAAAAAGCTGCTGGAACGGAACAGCGTGCCTTTCATGAACGTCAACCTTTTCCGCGAGCGCGCGTTTTCCATAGGGCTGGTGATCGTCGTTTTGCTGATGTGCTCGCAGGCCGCTTATTTTCTCATCTTTGCCTATTTGCTGCAGATCGGCCTCGGATTTTCCGCGCTGCAGGCCGGAACCATCATCCTGCCGATGGGGATCGGCTATTTTATGGCATCTCTGTTCTCGCCGAAAGTGTCCGCGAAGCTCGGCCCGCATGTGCTGACCGCCGGGGCGGCCTTGACGGTCACCGGTTATCTGGCTCTCGCGATGTCCGTGCATGCGACGGGACCGTCCGGGGCTGTCCTTCTCTGGGTGCCGGCACTGCTCGTGCTCGGCATCGGCCAGGGGCTCATCGCTTCGCCGATCACGACCATCGTGCTGTCGCGAATTCGCGCCGCCGACATCGGTTCCGCCTCCGGCATCCTGACGACGGGCATGCAGGTCGCCTCCGCGGTCGGCATCGGGCTGATCGGCGTCGTCTGGCTGAGCTCGCTCAGCGGACACGCGGACGCGGTCGGCCGCGAGGTCGAGCAGCAGCTGCGCTCAAGCTTGCCGGCGGCTTCAGCCGGACCGGGCGATGCGGCGCTGACGGCGATGCGCGACTGCTATCCGCTCATGGCGCGCGGCGGCGACCCGAGCGCCATCCCGGCCGGCTGCCGGGCAGACGCCGCTTCCCCTGCGGCGAAGCAGCTGTACGAGAGCGGCATCCGGCTGGCGAACGCGCAAAACTATGCGGATTCGTTCCTGCTCTGCCTCTATGTGCTGGCCGCGGTCGCCGCCTGCATGCTGCCGTTCGCACTCGTGCTGGCACGGATCCGCAAAGCGTAA
- a CDS encoding DinB family protein, whose product MYQTVQSFVEDYRSESAGTQKLLDALTDESLNQEVAPGFRTLGQLAWHLCTSGGFLQPTGLKFEYPSDESERPSSASEIAQAYRKMSESLLEAVQTQWTDESLQLTSPFFGEQWKNGMALDGLIKHEIHHRGQLTVLMRQAGIPVTGVYGPAKEEWAAMGMAAPV is encoded by the coding sequence ATCTATCAAACCGTACAAAGCTTTGTCGAAGATTATCGGAGCGAATCTGCCGGCACGCAAAAGCTGCTGGATGCGCTGACGGACGAATCGCTTAATCAGGAGGTCGCTCCGGGCTTTCGGACGTTAGGCCAATTGGCTTGGCATCTTTGCACGAGCGGAGGTTTTTTGCAGCCTACCGGCCTGAAATTTGAATATCCTTCGGACGAGAGCGAGCGGCCGTCTTCGGCTTCCGAGATTGCGCAGGCTTACCGCAAGATGTCCGAGTCGCTGCTCGAGGCGGTGCAGACGCAATGGACGGACGAGAGCCTTCAGCTTACTTCTCCGTTTTTTGGAGAGCAATGGAAGAACGGTATGGCACTTGATGGTTTGATCAAACATGAAATTCACCATCGCGGCCAGCTGACGGTTCTGATGCGCCAAGCGGGAATTCCCGTAACCGGCGTGTACGGCCCTGCCAAGGAAGAGTGGGCCGCGATGGGGATGGCGGCTCCGGTGTGA
- a CDS encoding helix-turn-helix transcriptional regulator, whose amino-acid sequence MKLHRLLAITMLLLSRKRMSGQELADRFEVSLRTIYRDLETINSAGIPVISYAGADGGYEIMDQYRIDRQMVTLEELHSIVTALRGMQASLEDKDMDHLLAKVGALVAKSEQNRLEDSGEPLIFDTRPWCGTQAEKETMTRLRQAAKSRNVVRFFYTNADGIGTERTVEPVGLAWKGYAWFLYAYCRLRGDYRTFRLTRIKQLRVELEVFPRRDVRLEDLDARWMQRERSDRIRMVLRFHPRVRVKVEEYFGEERIAVQEDGYLLVTAEHSAEGWLIGHLLGHGTDVLVIEPKWLADAVREKAEQIVRQYRDE is encoded by the coding sequence ATGAAGCTTCACAGATTGCTTGCCATCACGATGCTTTTGCTCAGTCGTAAAAGAATGAGCGGTCAGGAGTTGGCCGACCGGTTTGAGGTCTCGCTGCGCACGATTTATCGCGATCTGGAGACGATCAACAGTGCGGGAATTCCCGTTATCTCGTACGCAGGTGCGGACGGCGGCTACGAAATTATGGATCAATACCGGATCGACAGGCAGATGGTCACGCTGGAGGAACTGCATTCGATCGTAACCGCTTTGCGGGGAATGCAGGCTTCCCTTGAAGATAAGGATATGGATCATCTGCTGGCGAAGGTCGGGGCGCTTGTAGCCAAATCGGAGCAAAATCGGCTCGAGGACTCCGGGGAACCGCTTATTTTCGATACGAGACCATGGTGCGGAACGCAAGCGGAGAAGGAAACGATGACCCGGCTTCGGCAAGCGGCGAAAAGCCGGAATGTCGTTCGTTTTTTTTATACGAATGCGGACGGAATCGGAACGGAGCGGACGGTCGAGCCGGTCGGTTTGGCATGGAAAGGGTATGCCTGGTTTTTGTATGCTTATTGCCGGCTGCGCGGCGATTACCGGACGTTCAGGCTGACGAGAATCAAGCAGCTGCGCGTCGAGCTGGAAGTTTTTCCGCGCAGGGACGTGCGGCTGGAGGATCTCGATGCCAGATGGATGCAGCGGGAGAGAAGCGATCGTATCCGCATGGTGCTGCGCTTCCATCCCCGGGTGCGGGTAAAGGTGGAGGAATATTTCGGCGAGGAACGGATTGCCGTTCAGGAGGACGGATATTTGCTTGTGACGGCCGAGCATTCGGCGGAAGGCTGGCTCATCGGCCATTTGCTCGGCCACGGTACGGATGTGTTGGTGATTGAGCCGAAATGGCTTGCGGATGCCGTCAGGGAGAAGGCGGAGCAAATCGTTCGCCAGTACCGGGATGAGTAA
- a CDS encoding putative polysaccharide biosynthesis protein has protein sequence MSKDSLVKGTLILTVAALVARALGVVQRVPLVYLLQEKGMAWYGIAFNLYSVLLVIATAGVPSALSKMISERTALGQHAEAERIYRAAARFALAAGVVMTALLYAFAPWSAQLAGNPEATAAIRALAPALLLFPLIAIMRGYFQGRQNMMPNGLSQIIEQIFRVAASVALAYALLGYGLEWGAAGASFGGVVGSVAAIAVMIYFARKLRRADKVGGGAAGTATLTYSAIYSQLFRLSIPIVIFSVTVTLIYTIDSTIVTPLLQGAFGRDNAVEMLGILSGRAQSLAGIPIILAVALSQSVVPIVSAAYSRGDMAQVSQQTGRVLKLSVLTGLPMVLVICASARPLNDFIFGNTSGSPVVAEYSAPIIILLTASAMFQIVMQTSGAVLMGIGRMKPLVVSVAAGIAVKLAASFLLAPVLGIYGIIAATALCFVVMTAINVAVLRQSVAFTVLGRRWWGLAAVTAVIVLLGWGMELLNRAYVHPFPAAALSAFVQAALACAVTGAAYPLLLMATRTVTAADLEQMPGPVQKLVRRFVKRLPQRG, from the coding sequence TTGTCCAAGGATTCATTAGTCAAAGGCACGCTGATTTTGACGGTAGCCGCTCTCGTGGCGCGGGCGCTCGGGGTCGTCCAGCGGGTACCGCTCGTTTATTTGCTGCAGGAAAAAGGAATGGCGTGGTACGGCATCGCCTTCAATTTATATTCCGTGCTGCTCGTCATCGCGACCGCGGGGGTTCCAAGCGCACTCAGCAAAATGATTTCCGAGCGCACGGCGCTCGGACAGCATGCCGAGGCGGAGCGCATATACCGCGCCGCGGCCAGGTTTGCGCTCGCCGCGGGCGTCGTAATGACCGCGCTGCTGTACGCGTTCGCGCCCTGGAGCGCGCAGCTCGCGGGCAACCCGGAGGCGACGGCGGCGATTCGCGCGCTCGCTCCGGCGCTGCTGCTGTTTCCGCTGATCGCGATCATGCGCGGCTATTTCCAGGGGCGGCAAAACATGATGCCGAACGGGCTGTCGCAAATCATCGAGCAAATTTTCCGCGTCGCCGCCTCGGTGGCGCTCGCTTATGCGCTGCTCGGCTACGGCCTGGAATGGGGCGCGGCCGGCGCTTCCTTCGGCGGCGTCGTCGGCAGCGTAGCGGCGATCGCCGTGATGATTTACTTCGCGCGCAAGCTGCGGCGTGCGGACAAGGTGGGGGGCGGCGCCGCCGGGACCGCCACCCTGACGTATTCGGCGATCTACAGCCAGCTGTTCCGGCTGTCGATCCCGATCGTCATCTTTTCCGTCACCGTGACGCTCATCTACACGATCGACTCGACGATCGTCACCCCGCTGCTGCAGGGAGCGTTCGGACGCGATAATGCCGTCGAGATGCTCGGGATTTTGAGCGGCCGGGCGCAATCGCTTGCCGGCATCCCGATCATCCTCGCCGTGGCGCTCAGCCAGTCGGTCGTGCCGATCGTATCGGCGGCGTATTCGCGCGGCGACATGGCGCAGGTATCGCAGCAAACCGGCCGGGTGCTGAAGCTGTCGGTGCTGACAGGCCTGCCGATGGTGCTGGTCATCTGCGCGTCGGCGCGCCCGCTGAACGATTTTATTTTCGGCAATACGTCGGGTTCGCCCGTCGTCGCCGAGTATTCCGCGCCGATCATCATCCTGCTGACGGCCAGCGCGATGTTCCAGATCGTCATGCAGACATCGGGTGCCGTTTTGATGGGCATCGGCCGGATGAAGCCGCTGGTCGTCAGCGTTGCCGCCGGCATCGCCGTCAAGCTGGCGGCAAGCTTCCTGCTTGCGCCTGTGCTGGGCATTTACGGCATCATTGCGGCGACCGCGCTCTGCTTCGTCGTCATGACGGCGATCAACGTGGCGGTGCTGCGGCAATCGGTCGCCTTCACGGTGCTCGGCCGCCGCTGGTGGGGACTCGCCGCCGTAACGGCGGTGATCGTCCTGCTCGGCTGGGGCATGGAGCTGCTGAACCGGGCATACGTGCATCCGTTCCCGGCGGCTGCCCTGAGCGCCTTTGTGCAGGCGGCGCTCGCCTGCGCCGTCACCGGCGCAGCCTATCCGCTGCTGTTGATGGCGACTCGCACCGTGACGGCGGCCGACCTCGAGCAGATGCCCGGGCCGGTGCAAAAGCTCGTCCGGCGCTTTGTTAAGCGGCTCCCGCAGCGCGGGTGA
- a CDS encoding glycerol-3-phosphate dehydrogenase/oxidase: MSFSAEKRSDVLRQMASQPLDLLVIGGGITGAGIALDAQTRGMKTGLIEMQDFGAGTSSRSTKLIHGGLRYLKQLEFKLVAEVGKERAIVYENAPHVTTPEWMLLPIIEGGTYGKLATSVGLYVYDWLAGVKSSERRKMLSKEQTLRMEPLLRTDKLKGGGYYVEYRTDDARLTIETMKEAARRGALAVNYAKAEELLYDRGKLVGVRAADLLSGESFNIYAKKIVNAAGPWVDTIREKDGSKQGKRLHLTKGVHLVFDGKRFPLNQAIYFDTPDGRMVFAIPRDGKTYIGTTDTNYRGDIVHPRMTVADRDYIIAAANFMFPTLKLTAADLESSWSGLRPLIHEDGKSPSELSRKDEIFIAPSGLITIAGGKLTGYRKMAERIVDLAGRQLAQEGHGSYPGCTTDRVRLSGGDVGGSAQFEAFVKERTKAGKDWGLSETEAEQFARAYGSNCGRLFELYASSREEAREWGIPEAVMAMLQYGIEHEMVATPADFFVRRTGAVYFDIAWAKMWKEPVIRYMAHRFGWSEQSAARHSEALDVLLHDAVVPLEKEAQ; this comes from the coding sequence ATGAGTTTTTCCGCAGAAAAGCGCAGTGACGTACTCCGGCAGATGGCTTCGCAGCCGCTCGACCTGCTCGTAATCGGCGGCGGAATTACGGGAGCCGGTATTGCGCTCGATGCGCAGACGCGCGGCATGAAAACCGGGTTAATCGAAATGCAGGACTTCGGGGCGGGCACCTCCAGCCGCTCCACGAAGCTGATCCACGGCGGCCTTCGCTATTTGAAGCAGCTCGAGTTCAAGCTGGTTGCCGAAGTCGGCAAGGAGCGCGCGATCGTTTACGAAAACGCGCCGCACGTCACGACGCCGGAATGGATGCTGCTGCCGATCATCGAAGGCGGCACCTACGGCAAGCTCGCCACCTCGGTGGGCCTTTACGTCTACGACTGGCTGGCCGGCGTCAAAAGCAGCGAGCGCCGCAAAATGCTCAGCAAGGAGCAGACGCTGCGCATGGAACCGCTGCTTCGCACCGACAAGCTGAAGGGCGGCGGCTATTATGTGGAATACCGCACCGACGATGCGCGGCTGACGATCGAAACGATGAAGGAAGCGGCCCGCCGCGGCGCCCTTGCGGTGAACTACGCAAAAGCGGAAGAGCTGCTGTACGATCGGGGCAAGCTTGTCGGCGTTCGCGCTGCCGACCTGTTAAGCGGCGAGTCTTTCAACATTTATGCGAAAAAGATCGTCAACGCCGCCGGACCTTGGGTCGATACGATCCGCGAAAAAGACGGCTCCAAGCAGGGCAAACGTCTGCACTTGACCAAAGGCGTCCATCTCGTCTTTGACGGCAAACGGTTCCCTTTGAACCAGGCGATCTATTTCGATACGCCGGACGGCCGGATGGTATTCGCCATTCCGCGCGACGGCAAAACATATATCGGCACGACGGACACGAACTACCGCGGCGATATCGTGCACCCGCGCATGACCGTAGCCGACCGCGACTATATCATCGCTGCGGCGAATTTCATGTTCCCGACGCTGAAGCTGACGGCGGCCGATCTCGAATCCAGTTGGTCGGGGCTGCGCCCGCTCATCCACGAGGACGGTAAGTCGCCTTCCGAGTTATCGCGGAAAGACGAAATTTTCATCGCTCCGTCCGGACTCATCACGATTGCCGGCGGCAAACTGACCGGTTACCGCAAAATGGCCGAGCGCATCGTCGACCTGGCCGGCCGGCAGCTGGCGCAGGAGGGCCACGGCTCGTATCCGGGCTGCACGACGGACCGGGTCCGCCTCTCCGGCGGCGATGTCGGCGGCTCCGCGCAGTTCGAAGCTTTCGTGAAGGAGCGCACGAAAGCGGGCAAAGACTGGGGCTTGTCCGAAACGGAAGCGGAGCAGTTTGCCCGCGCTTACGGCTCCAACTGCGGCCGGCTGTTCGAGCTGTACGCCTCCTCCCGCGAAGAAGCGCGCGAATGGGGCATCCCCGAGGCGGTCATGGCCATGCTGCAGTACGGGATCGAACATGAGATGGTGGCGACGCCGGCCGACTTTTTCGTTCGCCGCACCGGTGCGGTTTACTTCGATATCGCTTGGGCGAAAATGTGGAAAGAGCCGGTCATCCGCTACATGGCGCACCGCTTCGGCTGGAGCGAGCAAAGCGCGGCCCGGCACAGCGAAGCGCTTGATGTGCTGCTTCACGATGCGGTCGTTCCTTTGGAGAAAGAAGCTCAGTAA
- the ahlS gene encoding AhlS family quorum-quenching N-acyl homoserine lactonase — protein MPNIIKARPKLYVMDNGRMSMDKNWMIAMHNPATISNPNAPTQFVEFPIYTVLIDHAEGKILFDTACNPNSMGSEGRWAEYTQQAFPWVASEECYLHNRLEQLRVKPEEIKYVVASHLHLDHAGCLEIFTNATIIVHEDELNGTLQSYARNEKGGAYVWADIDAWIKNHLQWRTVKRNEDNLELAEGIKIVNFGSGHAWGMLGLHIEMPETGGIILASDTIYTAESYGPPVKLPGIIYDSIGYRNAVEKIRTLAARTNSQVWFGHDANQFKQLRKSTEGYYE, from the coding sequence ATGCCGAATATTATTAAAGCCCGCCCCAAGCTGTATGTGATGGATAACGGTCGTATGAGCATGGATAAAAATTGGATGATCGCCATGCATAATCCGGCTACGATCAGTAATCCTAATGCACCGACACAGTTCGTGGAATTTCCGATATATACGGTACTGATCGATCATGCGGAAGGAAAAATTTTGTTCGATACGGCTTGCAACCCGAACTCGATGGGCAGTGAAGGACGCTGGGCCGAATACACTCAGCAGGCGTTCCCATGGGTGGCAAGCGAGGAATGTTACCTGCATAACCGGCTGGAGCAGCTCCGTGTTAAACCTGAGGAAATCAAGTACGTCGTTGCCTCTCATTTACATCTGGATCATGCCGGGTGCTTGGAGATCTTTACGAACGCAACGATTATCGTCCATGAAGATGAGCTGAACGGTACGTTGCAAAGCTATGCCCGCAACGAAAAGGGAGGAGCCTACGTTTGGGCGGACATCGATGCTTGGATCAAAAACCACTTGCAGTGGCGGACCGTCAAACGCAATGAAGATAACCTGGAGTTGGCTGAAGGCATCAAAATTGTTAACTTTGGCAGCGGTCATGCTTGGGGCATGTTAGGATTGCACATTGAAATGCCGGAAACAGGGGGGATCATCCTTGCTTCCGATACCATCTATACGGCGGAGAGTTACGGTCCACCCGTCAAGCTGCCGGGCATCATATACGATTCGATCGGATACCGGAACGCGGTTGAGAAAATCCGCACGCTTGCTGCCCGAACGAATTCCCAAGTATGGTTCGGGCATGATGCGAATCAATTCAAACAATTACGCAAATCAACGGAAGGATACTACGAATAA
- a CDS encoding winged helix-turn-helix transcriptional regulator: protein MTSSSKTKQSDISLAICGYSRVLEIISNKWTALVIYALENGNIRYGEMERRIEGISKKMLTQTLRKLEWNGLVQRHITPTVPPSVEYSLTPLGESLLNPMRELRQWGRANYWHVETARAKYDLT from the coding sequence TTGACATCTTCGTCCAAAACAAAACAATCCGACATCTCATTGGCGATATGCGGTTACAGCAGAGTTCTTGAAATCATCTCCAACAAATGGACGGCACTCGTCATTTATGCATTGGAAAACGGAAACATTCGATACGGAGAAATGGAAAGAAGAATCGAGGGCATTTCAAAAAAAATGCTCACTCAAACGTTGCGTAAGCTGGAATGGAACGGGTTGGTACAACGCCATATTACACCAACCGTGCCCCCAAGCGTTGAATATTCGCTAACTCCTTTAGGGGAAAGTTTGCTTAATCCGATGAGAGAGCTAAGACAGTGGGGAAGGGCAAATTACTGGCATGTCGAGACGGCAAGAGCCAAATATGACCTAACTTAA
- a CDS encoding DUF4832 domain-containing protein, whose translation MLIKGTTILLLLVTFGMLGTVPSDLTAIENMRYVPQERDDVLNNPYMGFAPAALNGPYSQPHKLAYVLWTWKDLEPEKGKYAFDELERKYKFTYWKERDVKLIIRFVLDYARDDTQKTDIPEWLYKELGGDGIWYDNPAGKGFSPNYDNPLLIKYHREVIAKLGERYDNDAGIAFIALGSLGHWGEWHTYSGEAGEIPFPKLAVSDQYVRHYIDAFPNKKLLLRRPYPIVKEERLGLFNDVFGSHEQTVHGFVDWFENGYTSLLAGEDIPPVPDFWQHAPSGGEIGNAGRMKELFQNDTIGETLDQARLSHTSWLGPSSPVGLTLNDTERQNVNRLLKLMGYRFVVKEATVRRLAPSGSDLPVSLTIENKGVAPFYYKWPLELSLADPEGRIVASTIADADIRTWLPGTSEVTAQLHVPSHIATGAYTVTAAILDPDRRKPGVDFAIQGRRDDGRYPIGYVQIVSP comes from the coding sequence TTGCTGATCAAAGGAACGACGATTTTGCTGCTGCTTGTAACGTTCGGTATGCTGGGGACCGTACCTTCGGACTTGACGGCGATCGAAAACATGCGTTATGTGCCGCAGGAACGGGACGATGTGCTGAATAATCCGTACATGGGCTTCGCCCCGGCCGCCTTGAACGGTCCGTATTCGCAGCCGCACAAGCTCGCTTACGTGCTTTGGACGTGGAAAGATCTGGAGCCGGAAAAAGGAAAGTATGCTTTTGACGAGCTGGAGCGAAAATATAAGTTCACTTACTGGAAAGAGCGCGACGTGAAGCTCATTATCCGTTTTGTGCTCGATTATGCGCGGGACGACACGCAGAAGACGGATATTCCCGAGTGGCTCTACAAGGAGCTGGGCGGCGACGGAATTTGGTATGACAATCCCGCCGGCAAAGGCTTCAGCCCGAACTACGACAATCCGCTGCTTATTAAATATCATCGCGAGGTCATCGCCAAGCTGGGCGAAAGGTACGACAACGACGCCGGAATCGCTTTTATCGCGCTCGGCAGCTTGGGCCATTGGGGCGAATGGCATACTTACAGCGGCGAAGCCGGGGAAATTCCTTTTCCGAAACTTGCCGTGTCGGATCAATACGTCCGGCATTACATAGACGCTTTTCCGAACAAAAAGCTGCTGCTGCGCAGACCGTACCCTATCGTCAAGGAGGAGCGTCTCGGCCTGTTCAACGACGTGTTCGGCAGCCATGAGCAAACCGTTCACGGCTTTGTCGATTGGTTTGAAAACGGGTATACCTCGCTGCTGGCAGGTGAGGATATCCCGCCTGTGCCCGATTTTTGGCAGCATGCGCCAAGCGGCGGGGAAATCGGCAATGCGGGCCGGATGAAGGAGCTGTTTCAAAACGACACGATCGGGGAGACGCTGGATCAGGCCAGGCTGAGCCATACGAGCTGGCTTGGCCCAAGCAGCCCCGTAGGGCTTACGCTGAACGACACCGAGCGGCAAAACGTGAACCGGCTGCTGAAGCTGATGGGCTACCGCTTCGTCGTGAAAGAGGCGACGGTGCGGAGATTGGCGCCTTCCGGAAGCGATCTTCCGGTCAGCTTAACCATAGAAAACAAAGGTGTAGCGCCGTTTTATTACAAGTGGCCGCTGGAGCTGTCGCTTGCGGACCCGGAAGGCCGTATCGTGGCGAGCACGATTGCGGATGCGGATATCCGGACCTGGCTGCCCGGAACCTCGGAGGTGACGGCGCAGCTGCACGTCCCGTCCCACATCGCGACCGGCGCCTATACCGTGACCGCGGCCATTCTCGATCCCGACCGGCGGAAGCCGGGTGTCGATTTTGCCATTCAGGGACGCAGGGACGACGGGCGTTATCCGATCGGTTATGTACAAATCGTATCGCCCTGA